In one window of Mercurialis annua linkage group LG4, ddMerAnnu1.2, whole genome shotgun sequence DNA:
- the LOC126677468 gene encoding nibrin homolog: protein MVWALFPADPLSGEERYYIFKKGTYKVGRKGCDVIINKDKGVSRIHSEIIVDEMISVNNSDRNSRVRVRDCSKYGTFINRHLESKQKVHDFPNKEATLKDGDMVSFGTGNATYRFSFVPFTFFICCSESNQMDDTLREKVSSIGARITEQLSDECTHMLVLHQMPMKENAIDAIVAKKPVVLHSWVELVAEKGIVSEIPSWNLYIPTLTVEGVPVKVVDSVTRANCLKGYTCLLESSNMYKFGKRLQAMLQVGGANVISIEEFYSSSQGLDNKENSRMVCVIPQGSADKFSRFSKLSLSRVSEVDLFCAVVSGHLDSSKLILPTVVISSSCSTDETIVADSDEEMETTSNYDTINVKSESPKFVNKVETSPVQKKFEIFPAQTKAETLPFHHPSTKLDYSHVVSSMDNKGAMTEKGEKMDEPENANSDIIYSQDLIIRDWHLPATISSTRDDRVLDFKRFKKRDAQSGNSFNNLIPFAKYPYKDSDYGNQDMVDSVKEEKKRKQMEAVAEDLFNSEKGRRRGVAGSLHSILSRG from the exons ATGGTATGGGCATTGTTTCCCGCCGATCCTCTCTCAG GTGAAGAAAGATATTATATTTTCAAGAAAGGAACTTACAAAGTTGGTAGAAAAG GTTGTGatgtaataattaataaagataaaGGAGTTTCTCGAATTCACTCGGAGATAATTGTTGATGAAATGATATCAGTGAACAACTCTGACCGGAATTCTAGAGTTCGGGTGAGAGATTGTTCAAAGTATGGGACGTTTATTAATAGGCATCTTGAATCAAAACAAAAGGTTCATGACTTTCCTAACAAAGAAGCTACTTTAAAAGATGGGGATATGGTTTCATTTGGAACCGGTAATGCAACTTACAG GTTTTCTTTTGTTCCATTCACATTTTTTATTTGCTGCTCGGAATCCAATCAAATGGATGATACCCTTCGAGAAAAAGTTTCATCGATTG GTGCTCGTATAACTGAACAACTGAGTGACGAGTGCACGCATATGCTTGTTCTTCACCAAATGCCAATGAAAGAAAATGCTATTGATGCTATTGTGGCTAAGAAACCTGTTGTTCTCCATAGTTGGGTTGAG TTGGTTGCAGAAAAAGGCATTGTTTCAGAAATTCCTAGCTGGAATCT CTACATTCCAACATTAACGGTGGAAGGAGTACCAGTTAAAGTTGTGGACTCTGTAACTCGGGCAAACTGTTTGAAGGGATATACTTGTCTCCTGGAATCATCAAATATG TATAAGTTTGGGAAGAGGTTGCAGGCAATGTTGCAAGTAGGGGGTGCAAATGTTATTTCCATTGAAGAATTTTATTCCAGTAGCCAA GGATTAGATAATAAAGAAAACTCTCGAATGGTCTGTGTTATCCCTCAAGGTTCAGCTGACAAGTTTAGTCGCTTCAGCAAACTTTCATTATCTCGAGTGAGTGAAGTGGATCTGTTTTGTGCTGTTGTATCTGGACACTTAGATTCATCTAAGCTGATACTACCAACTG TGGTTATTTCATCATCATGTTCAACGGATGAGACAATAGTGGCAGATTCGGATGAAGAAATGGAAACAACATCAAACTATGACACAATCAATGTTAAAAGTGAAAGCCCTAAATTTGTTAACAAAGTTGAAACATCCCCTgttcaaaaaaaatttgaaatattccCAGCTCAAACAAAAGCGGAAACATTACCGTTTCATCACCCATCTACTAAATTGGATTATAGCCATGTAGTGAGCTCTATGGACAATAAGGGTGCGATGACAGAAAAAGGGGAGAAGATGGATGAGCCTGAAAATGCAAATTCTGATATTATTTACAGCCAGGACCTAATTATTAGAGATTGGCATTTACCTGCCACAATCAGTTCTACCAGAGATGATCGAGTTTTGGATTTTAAGCGCTTCAAAAAG AGAGATGCTCAATCAGGGAATAGCTTCAACAATCTAATCCCGTTTGCAAAATATCCCTACAA AGATTCTGATTACGGTAATCAGGATATGGTAGACTCCGTGAAAGAAGAGAAAAAGCGGAAACAGATGGAAGCTGTCGCAGAGGATTTATTCAACAGTGAAAAG GGAAGGCGACGTGGTGTAGCTGGTTCCCTTCATTCAATTCTTTCTCGTGGGTAA
- the LOC126679423 gene encoding probable metal-nicotianamine transporter YSL7, translating to MSRREIEIMDRNGSSKNNPIEDPNYEDSQSKKMKKNEEEHVESVEMVFESKEVPTWQKQLTVRAFVVSFVLGILFSFIVMKLNLTTGIIPSLNVSAGLLGFFFIKIWTKFMSKAGILKQPFTRQENTVIQTCVVATSGIAFSGGFGSYLFGMSDVVARQSTELNNAQNIKNPSLGWMIAFLFVVSFLGLFSVVPLRKIMIIDFKLTYPSGTATAHLINSFHTPQGAKLAKKQVRELGKFFSFSFFWGFFQWFFTGGDDCGFVNFPTFGLEAYQHKFYFDFSATYVGVGMICPYLINISLLVGAVLSWGIMWPLIDTRKGVWYPADLSPSSLHGLQGYKVFIAIAMILGDGAYNFVKVLGRTLFGIYQQVKTKDTVLPVDNSPSSSTSPSISYDDQKRTELFLRDQIPAWFAISGYVIIAIISIVTVPHIFTQLKWYHIVVIYIIAPVLAFCNAYGCGLTDWSLASTYGKLAIFTIGAWAGASHGGVLAGLAACGVMMNIVSTASDLMQDFKTGYMTLASPRSMFVSQIIGTAMGCVICPCVFWLFYKAFHDLGLPGSQYPAPYALVYRNMAILGVDGFSALPKNCLVLCYIFFAAAVVINGIRDGAGKRVAQFIPIPMAMAIPFYLGGYFAIDMCVGSLILFIWRKVNRAKADAFGPAVASGLICGDGIWTLPSSILALLGVQPPICMKFLSSKQNTKVDAFLQG from the exons ATGAGCCGAAGAGAGATCGAAATTATGGATCGAAACGGGTCATCGAAGAACAACCCGATCGAAGATCCGAACTACGAAGATTCACAGtcgaagaaaatgaagaagaacGAAGAAGAACACGTGGAATCTGTGGAGATGGTGTTCGAGTCGAAAGAGGTTCCGACATGGCAGAAACAGCTGACGGTTAGGGCATTTGTAGTGAGCTTTGTGTTGGGTATTTTGTTTAGTTTCATTGTCATGAAACTCAATCTCACTACTGGTATTATCCCGTCGCTAAATGTTTCTGCTGGTCTTTTGGGGTTCTTCTTTATTAAAATATGGACGAAGTTTATGAGTAAAGCTGGTATTTTGAAACAACCTTTTACTAGACAGGAAAATACCGTCATTCAAACTTGCGTTGTGGCCACCTCCGGTATTGCTTTTAGTG GTGGATTCGGAAGTTACTTATTCGGAATGAGCGACGTGGTAGCTAGACAATCAACAGAATTAAATAATGCACAGAATATAAAGAATCCATCACTGGGATGGATGATTGCCTTTCTGTTTGTTGTTAGCTTTCTTGGCCTTTTTTCTGTTGTGCCTCTTAGAAAG ATAATGATCATAGACTTCAAATTGACATACCCAAGTGGAACTGCTACTGCTCACCTTATCAACAGTTTCCATACCCCTCAGGGTGCCAAGTTAGCAAA gaAACAAGTTAGAGAATTGGGCAAGTTTTTCTCATTCAGTTTCTTCTGGGGTTTCTTCCAGTGGTTTTTCACTGGTGGAGATGACTGTGGATTCGTCAACTTCCCAACTTTTGGTCTCGAGGCCTATCAACACAA gttttattttgatttctcTGCTACATATGTGGGTGTGGGAATGATCTGCCCATACCTCATAAACATTTCTCTACTGGTTGGAGCAGTACTGTCATGGGGCATAATGTGGCCTCTCATTGATACTAGAAAAGGTGTTTGGTATCCTGCTGACCTTAGCCCAAGCAGTCTTCATGGACTTCAAGGTTATAAG GTTTTCATAGCCATAGCTATGATCCTTGGTGACGGTGCATACAACTTCGTCAAAGTTCTTGGCCGCACACTATTTGGCATATACCAACAAGTCAAAACTAAAGACACCGTTCTCCCAGTCGATAATTCCCCTTCAAGTTCAACCTCTCCATCTATATCATACGACGATCAAAAGCGAACGGAACTCTTTCTCCGAGACCAAATTCCGGCATGGTTCGCCATTTCCGGCTATGTCATCATCGCCATAATCTCCATAGTCACAGTTCCTCACATCTTCACTCAGCTCAAATGGTATCACATTGTCGTCATTTACATAATAGCCCCAGTTTTAGCCTTTTGCAATGCTTATGGCTGCGGGCTAACAGATTGGTCACTCGCGTCAACTTACGGAAAGCTAGCCATTTTCACCATCGGTGCATGGGCCGGGGCTTCTCACGGCGGTGTTCTTGCTGGCTTAGCAGCTTGTGGTGTGATGATGAACATTGTCTCTACAGCTTCTGACCTTATGCAAGATTTCAAAACTGGTTACATGACATTAGCTTCACCTCGGTCCATGTTTGTCAGCCAAATTATCGGAACTGCAATGGGTTGTGTGATTTGTCCGTGTGTTTTCTGGCTTTTCTACAAGGCCTTTCATGATCTCGGCCTTCCGGGTTCTCAATATCCTGCCCCATACGCCCTCGTTTATCGGAACATGGCGATTCTCGGTGTCGACGGATTTTCGGCCTTGCCCAAGAACTGTCTCGTATTGTGCTACATTTTCTTCGCGGCTGCTGTTGTTATTAATGGGATAAGAGACGGAGCCGGAAAGCGAGTTGCTCAATTTATTCCGATTCCAATGGCAATGGCGATTCCGTTTTATCTCGGAGGGTATTTCGCTATCGATATGTGCGTCGGAAGCTTGATTTTGTTCATTTGGAGGAAGGTTAATAGGGCAAAGGCCGACGCGTTCGGACCGGCTGTAGCTTCGGGGTTGATTTGTGGCGATGGAATTTGGACTTTGCCGAGCTCTATATTGGCTTTGCTAGGTGTTCAGCCACCGATCTGCATGAAGTTCTTGTCGAGCAAGCAAAATACAAAGGTGGATGCTTTCTTACAAGGCTAG
- the LOC126677469 gene encoding kunitz type trypsin inhibitor 111-like: MSCLKISSYIFHYHILNTSIYTHTTVNRSMVMKSTAFLVLSVWLVVSMIVTTTASHQPAVLDTDGQPLQSGVEYYILPAVTDVSGGVTLFEGKNNCPLLVGQEPLGPEFSLGLPVTLEPFAEGETIIREDRDLTVTFQVFSICIQSTIWRVGEENPKTRRRPVVIAGERDYFRIQKNETGIYDIVWCPTEVCPICRFRCGSAGIVVENGNRLLALDGPAFPFQFTRVSNSAV, encoded by the coding sequence ATGTCCTGTCTCAAAATAAGCTCATACATTTTTCATTATCACATCCTTAACACCAGCATTTATACACATACTACTGTTAATCGCTCCATGGTCATGAAATCGACGGCATTTCTCGTGTTGTCTGTATGGCTAGTAGTATCCATGATCGTCACAACCACCGCTTCTCATCAGCCGGCAGTGCTAGACACTGACGGACAGCCACTCCAAAGCGGCGTTGAATACTACATATTGCCGGCAGTAACTGATGTCTCCGGCGGTGTAACCCTATTCGAAGGCAAAAACAATTGCCCATTATTGGTCGGTCAAGAACCGCTTGGTCCGGAATTTTCACTTGGCCTACCAGTGACCTTGGAGCCATTTGCTGAAGGAGAGACGATCATTAGAGAGGACAGAGATTTGACAGTTACATTTCAAGTATTTAGTATTTGTATTCAGTCTACTATTTGGAGGGTAGGCGAAGAAAACCCTAAAACAAGAAGGAGACCCGTTGTTATTGCAGGAGAGAGAGATTATTTTAGGATTCAAAAGAATGAAACTGGTATTTATGACATTGTCTGGTGTCCTACTGAAGTTTGTCCAATTTGTAGATTCAGATGTGGTTCAGCTGGTATTGTTGTTGAGAATGGCAATAGGTTGCTGGCCTTGGATGGCCCTGCATTTCCCTTTCAGTTCACTAGGGTTTCTAACTCAGCTGTCTGA
- the LOC126678988 gene encoding uncharacterized protein LOC126678988 — MGMSKTAINLQRLLAAAPRQQNQAKLIHYVATLREQLEQLAEERTPDGLPRVSKAKVNEYSEKIEAIASNIAASLPHIRVSEDTLGESPKKESPSADEETNFPSSPGLRRRFVGASNIDDRTRDTTHADTSTPVKLDTAAKAHIEKHRNLQENLTDEMVGLAQQLKESSLLMSQSLQNTEKILDSTEKAVEQSLASTGRANVRALDIYSKSSKTTCFTWLVMFLMTCIFIMVVLLIRVT, encoded by the exons ATGGGAATGAGTAAAACAGCAATCAACTTACAAAGATTGCTGGCAGCTGCTCCTCGCCAGCAAAATCAAGCGAAATTAATACAT TATGTTGCTACGTTAAGGGAACAATTGGAACAATTAGCCGAAGAGAGAACTCCAGATGGCTTACCTAG AGTTTCAAAGGCCAAAGTGAATGAATATTCTGAGAAGATTGAAGCCATTGCTTCCAACATAGCTGCTTCATTG CCTCATATTAGGGTATCCGAAGACACTTTGGGTGAGAGTCCAAAAAAAGAAAGTCCCAGTGCCGATGAAGAAACTAACTTTCCTTCCTCTCCTGGCTTGAGAAGAAGATTTGT GGGAGCGTCAAACATTGATGACAGAACTCGTGACACTACTCATGCCGATACATCAACACCTGTCAAATTGGATACTGCAGCAAAAGCTCATATTGAAAAGCACAG AAATCTCCAAGAGAACTTAACTGATGAAATGGTTGGATTGGCACAACAACTTAAAGAGAGTAGTCTTCTAATGAGTCAGTCCCTGCAAAATACTGAGAAG ATACTTGATTCTACAGAGAAGGCGGTTGAGCAAAGCTTGGCTAGCACTGGGCGTGCCAATGTTCGAGCCCTCGACATATAttcaaaaagttcaaaaacaacATGCTTCACATGGCTTGTGATGTTTTTAATGACATGTATTTTCATCATGGTTGTACTCCTAATTCGTGTCACTTGA
- the LOC126677038 gene encoding WAT1-related protein At3g02690, chloroplastic, which produces MKLLSPSLKFSSLHIPPPNYNPNPHFKYPSRRPNPIVNCTTSSRKLNLESRPSVPSQPNELDCVGTGLDVECVINESGSNGTTVSTSSELEGEVKSKDVWLEMVVENGVLVSPFFFWGTAMVAMKEVLPVTGPFFVASFRLIPAGLLLVGFAAYKQKPFPSGFNAWFSITLFGLVDAAFFQGFLAEGLQRTSAGLGSVIIDSQPLTVAVLAAFLFGETIGFIGAGGLVLGVVGLVLLEAPALSIDQSNFSLWESGEWWMLLAAQSMAVGTVMVRWVSKYSDSIMATGWHMIIGGLPLAVISVLNHDPAFSGSLSELTANDVLALLYTSIFGSAVSYGVFFYSATKGSLTKLSSLTFLTPMFASLFGFLYLGETLSPLQVVGAAVTLIGIYMVNYRSSVD; this is translated from the exons ATGAAGCTGCTCTCTCCTTCACTCAAATTCTCTTCACTTCATATCCCTCCACCAAATTATAATCCTAATCCCCATTTCAAATACCCATCTCGAAGGCCAAATCCCATTGTAAATTGCACCACCAGCAGTCGAAAATTAAACTTAGAATCAAGGCCATCTGTTCCATCACAGCCTAATGAACTTGACTGCGTCGGAACTGGACTCGACGTGGAGTGTGTCATCAATGAAAGTGGCAGCAATGGCACTACAGTGTCCACGTCATCAGAATTAGAAGGAGAAGTGAAAAGTAAGGATGTGTGGTTGGAAATGGTGGTGGAGAATGGAGTGTTGGTTTCGCCGTTTTTCTTTTGGGGTACGGCTATGGTGGCAATGAAGGAGGTTTTGCCTGTTACTGGGCCCTTCTTTGTGGCGTCTTTTCGGCTTATTCCTGCTGGTTTGTTGTTAGTTGGTTTTGCTGCTTATAAACAAAAGCCTTTTCCCTCTGGGTTTAATGCTTGGTTCTCTATCACTCTCTTCGGACTCGTTGATGCCGCCTTTTTCCAGGGGTTTCTTGCTGAAGGGTTGCAGAGGACGTCTGCTGGTTTAGGCAGT GTCATAATTGACTCGCAACCTCTAACCGTGGCTGTACTTGCAGCCTTCTTATTTGGTGAAACCATTGGGTTCATTGGAGCTGGAGGCCTTGTACTTGGTGTTGTAGGACTTGTACTTCTTGAG GCACCTGCTCTTTCTATTGACCAGAGTAATTTTTCTCTGTGGGAAAGTGGAGAATGGTGGATGCTTCTTGCTGCTCAGAGCATGGCAGTAGGCACAGTCATGGTCCGCTGGGTCTCAAAGTACTCTGATTCTATTATGGCAACTGGATGG CACATGATTATTGGTGGTCTTCCTCTTGCAGTAATCTCTGTACTCAATCATGATCCCGCCTTTAGTGGCAGTCTCAGTGAACTTACAGCAAATGATGTATTAGCACTGCTTTATACCTCTATTTTTGGAAGTGCTGTCAGTTATGGTGTATTCTTCTACAGTGCAACAAAAG GTAGCCTGACAAAGCTCAGTTCTCTCACCTTTTTAACCCCGATGTTTGCTTCACTTTTCGG GTTTCTGTATCTTGGCGAGACCTTGTCACCTTTACAAGTGGTTGGAGCTGCTGTTACTTTGATAGGAATATACATGGTTAATTACCGCAGCAGCGTTGACTGA
- the LOC126677471 gene encoding kunitz type trypsin inhibitor 104-like, which translates to MSKLILTLILTMAISTMAQTPAVLDSDGKPLRSGVKYYVLPAATDTAGGLTLINRTGSCYVGQEPLPTVATTGLPVIFTPLASGESLIREGMDLKVEFSGVKKCGKSGGWSIFEEDVKSSRRFIVSGGKTRDYFRVDKNGGLYNMGWCPNCGRTNCPRPRCGFVGILTEKYGIRLLALDGSAFPFRFKRV; encoded by the coding sequence ATGTCCAAATTAATCCTAACCTTGATCTTAACCATGGCTATATCCACCATGGCTCAAACACCAGCGGTGCTCGACTCAGACGGAAAACCTCTAAGAAGCGGCGTAAAGTACTACGTTCTTCCAGCTGCAACCGATACAGCCGGCGGGTTAACCCTTATAAACAGAACGGGATCATGCTACGTAGGTCAAGAACCGCTCCCCACAGTCGCAACAACAGGCCTTCCGGTCATCTTCACGCCGTTAGCAAGCGGCGAAAGTTTAATCCGAGAGGGAATGGATTTGAAAGTTGAATTCTCCGGTGTTAAAAAGTGCGGGAAATCCGGTGGATGGAGTATCTTTGAGGAAGATGTTAAAAGTTCGAGGAGATTTATAGTTAGTGGAGGAAAAACCAGAGATTACTTTAGGGTTGATAAAAATGGAGGTCTGTATAATATGGGTTGGTGCCCTAATTGTGGTAGAACAAACTGTCCGAGGCCGAGATGTGGATTTGTTGGTATTTTGACTGAGAAATATGGGATAAGATTGCTAGCTTTGGATGGTTCTGCTTTTCCTTTTCGATTTAAGAGGgtttaa
- the LOC126678987 gene encoding cytochrome P450 83B1-like, producing MFLLLSLLLLPISLFFLLKKQKPNPNNKPPGPKGLPIVGNLLQLDNTNIQKYLWQLSKKYGPLISLKLGFKQTLIVSSAKMAEQVLKTQDLDFCSRPHFSGQQKLSYNGLDLAFAPYDNYWKEMRKICVVHLFNSNRNKNFRPMREDEVSRMIRNISERAFDSKPVNLTEETVNLASSIIRRAAFGKRYKDGESEAKRFHELITETEALLSAVFFSDYFPYIGWIVDKMSGLRSRLEKNFQEFDVFYQEIIDEHSDPEREKPEYDDNILDALLQIRKDQSFKIQVTFDHIKAILMNVFVAGTDTSAASVVWAMSLLMKNPQTMTKAQQEIRTLIGKKGFVNEDDIQHLPYLKAVVKETARLQPTVPLLLPRGTVKNCSLGGYDIRKNTLVYVNAWAIGRDPETWEKPLEFCPERFLDSDMDMRGQDYELIPFGAGRRICPGMYIGIANVELSLANLLYKFDWEMPCGMKRDDIDVDSVLPGIAVHKRDHLLLVAKNYI from the exons ATGTTTCTTCTCCTCTCCCTTTTACTTCTCCCAATTTCCCTATTCTTTCTTCTCAAGAAACAAAAACCTAACCCTAATAATAAACCTCCGGGTCCAAAAGGTCTTCCCATAGTAGGAAACCTACTTCAACTTGACAACACAAACATTCAGAAATATCTATGGCAACTTTCCAAAAAATATGGCCCTCTCATCTCTTTAAAACTAGGTTTCAAGCAAACCCTAATAGTTTCTTCGGCTAAAATGGCAGAACAAGTATTGAAAACCCAAGATCTTGATTTTTGTAGCAGGCCACATTTTTCTGGTCAGCAAAAATTATCATACAACGGTCTAGACTTAGCTTTTGCACCGTATGATAATTACTGGAaagaaatgagaaaaatatGTGTCGTCCATCTTTTTAATTCGAACCGTAACAAGAATTTTCGACCCATGCGAGAAGACGAAGTTTCTCGTATGATTCGAAACATTTCGGAACGAGCTTTTGATTCTAAACCAGTAAATTTGACTGAAGAAACGGTGAATCTTGCGAGTTCTATAATACGTAGAGCTGCGTTTGGTAAGAGGTATAAAGATGGCGAAAGTGAAGCGAAGAGGTTTCATGAGCTGATTACCGAAACAGAAGCTTTGTTATCGGCTGTTTTCTTTTCGGATTATTTTCCATACATCGGATGGATTGTTGATAAAATGTCTGGACTTAGGTCAAGACTTGAGAAGAATTTTCAGGAATTTGATGTTTTTTATCAAGAAATTATTGATGAGCATAGTGATCCTGAGAGAGAGAAGCCGGAGTATGATGATAATATTCTTGATGCTTTACTTCAAATTCGGAAGGATCAATCTTTCAAAATTCAAGTAACTTTTGATCACATCAAAGCAATTCTTATG AATGTATTCGTTGCTGGAACAGACACAAGTGCTGCTTCAGTAGTTTGGGCGATGAGCTTACTAATGAAAAATCCCCAAACAATGACAAAAGCTCAACAGGAAATCAGAACCTTAATCGGAAAAAAGGGTTTTGTAAATGAAGATGATATTCAGCATTTACCTTATCTAAAAGCTGTAGTAAAAGAGACAGCCAGACTTCAACCAACAGTTCCATTACTACTCCCTAGAGGAACAGTTAAGAATTGCAGTTTAGGGGGTTATGATATACGGAAAAATACCCTAGTTTACGTGAATGCATGGGCTATCGGAAGAGATCCTGAAACTTGGGAGAAGCCGTTAGAGTTTTGTCCAGAAAGATTTTTGGACAGTGACATGGACATGAGAGGACAAGATTACGAGTTAATACCGTTTGGTGCTGGTCGGAGAATTTGTCCCGGTATGTACATCGGAATCGCTAATGTAGAGCTTTCACTTGCTAATCTTCTCTACAAATTTGACTGGGAAATGCCATGTGGAATGAAAAGGGATGACATAGATGTTGATAGTGTGCTGCCTGGTATTGCTGTTCATAAAAGGGATCATCTCCTGCTGGTGGCAAAGAACTACATCTGA
- the LOC126676425 gene encoding NDR1/HIN1-like protein 6 has translation MADPQRIHPVTHDIESGQKQTVPLMPRNASKSEKGDPAAYPPFRRDIPVMHSKPPKRRRSCCCRCMCWTISLLLLLIVLIGATIGILFLAFRPKLPDYSVDKLHITQFNLSSQDSSLSAAFEVTITAKNPNEKIGIYYEGGSHIGVWYDGTKLCEGSLPKFYQGHENTTVLNVPLQGQTQDANALFVSLQQQSQTTGFIPLNLRVKQPVRIKLGSLKLFEVKFLVKCRLDVDSLSTNNDIRIRNSNCKFSLNL, from the coding sequence ATGGCTGATCCACAAAGAATTCATCCAGTCACTCATGATATAGAGTCAGGACAAAAACAAACTGTTCCTTTGATGCCAAGAAACGCTTCCAAATCGGAAAAAGGTGATCCGGCAGCATATCCGCCGTTCCGTAGAGATATTCCGGTGATGCACTCAAAACCACCCAAGAGAAGAAGAAGCTGTTGCTGCAGATGCATGTGTTGGACTATAAGTCTTCTTCTACTCCTTATAGTACTCATCGGAGCAACCATCGGAATCCTATTCTTAGCTTTCCGGCCAAAACTTCCCGATTATTCAGTCGACAAACTGCACATAACACAGTTCAACCTCAGCTCTCAAGACTCAAGCTTATCCGCCGCATTCGAAGTGACAATAACAGCAAAGAATCCGAACGAGAAAATCGGAATATATTACGAAGGAGGCAGCCATATCGGAGTATGGTACGACGGCACAAAACTCTGCGAAGGTTCGTTGCCGAAATTCTACCAAGGCCATGAGAATACAACTGTGCTTAACGTGCCATTACAAGGGCAAACGCAAGATGCAAATGCGTTGTTTGTTTCTCTTCAGCAACAAAGCCAGACGACTGGTTTTATTCCGTTGAACCTTAGGGTTAAGCAGCCGGTGAGAATTAAGCTCGGTTCATTGAAGCTTTttgaggtgaaattcttggttaAATGCAGGCTTGATGTTGATAGTTTATCTACTAATAATGATATTCGTATTAGAAATAGTAACTGTAAGTTTAGTCTTAActtataa
- the LOC126679019 gene encoding uncharacterized protein LOC126679019 encodes MAFSSKETIIQAKEDLKILETLHPDRFEYLKLELKSFISFLESQCSSDNSIASFDQLVSTQASTYCEKNDIVKDHQEMEEERDEFEEVKKKKKDRVELVLEKAECCLRKIQEFKATLC; translated from the exons ATGGCGTTTTCATCGAAGGAAACGATAATACAAGCCAAAGAAGATTTGAAAATACTTGAAACCCTTCACCCGGATCGTTTTGAATATCTAAAGCTCGAGCTAAAGTCATTTATCTCATTTCTTGAATCTCAATGTTCATCTGACAACTCCATCGCCTCCTTTGATCAGCTTGTTTCAACACAAG CATCAACTTATTGTGAGAAGAATGATATTGTAAAGGATCACCAAGAAATGGAGGAAGAAAGAGATGAGTTTGAAgaagtgaagaagaagaagaaagataGAGTTGAGTTGGTTTTAGAGAAAGCAGAGTGTTGTCTCCGCAAAATTCAAGAATTTAAAGCTACCCTTTGTTGA